Genomic segment of Oceanispirochaeta sp.:
GGATGAAAGAAAATCTCTGAACCTCAATGTTTCTTGTAAGGGAATCAAAAATATTCTATAATTTTTTATTAATTGATTCTATATTTCTCCCTTCTCCCGGAATCGTTGTTCACATCTTAACCAACCTAAGGCGGTACATCTATGAACCAATCAGAGCTTATTGAACAAATTGCAAATGAGTTGGGTGTATCAAACGCTCAGTCTCAGCGATTGTTGAGGGCAACCCTTAGGGAGATTCGTAACCTCCTTCAAGGGGGACACTCGGTAACCATACCCCACCTTGGCACCTTCGACACGGCAACATACGATAAGCACCGCGGTTATAGGCCCGTAAGTCATGACTTTGCGATTTTCCCAAAACGGCGGGTGCCTGTATTTCGCACGGGCACATTGCTCCGTGAAGACGTTTATGATCTCGAATCGGACGAAACAGGTGAGACGAAATGAGCGGCGACAACAAGATAGCACTTCAATCCTTTGCGGCTCTGGTGGCCAGGCGTGCCAAGGTCAGTAGTGTCGTAGCAGACAGCTTTATCCACCAATTCGCGTTGACAATGAGTGAGGAATTGGAGGCAGGCGGGGACATACCTCTGTATCGCTTTGGCCGTTTTCATACAACTCATGTCGATGAAAAGGTAGGCCACGATCCCAACTCCGGTGCTGCGTTAACAATTCCTGAGCACACGCGTGTCCATTTTCGCCCCTTTAGTGCATTGCGTTACGCTGTAAACGTGCCTTTCCGGCAGTTGCGAATCAAGGAACTCACTTTGGACAAATCAGCTTGGCGTATCAGATCCATCGCCTGGATCTTACTATTGATGGTTGTATTGTTACTGATTGGTCTTGGTATCATGGGGAAAAGTTTGAAATCCACACAGGATCAGTCTTTGGAATCCTCTGAGATATTATCGGATAATGCCGAAGCTGCACACAGCGACAAAGCTCCCGATACCCTTGCTTCCGCGCCCTTAGAATCGAAACCCGCACCCCTAGCCGATGCTCCTGTAGAATCAGAAAATACACTGAAGGCAATATCTGCGGTGACAGAGGTTCTTGTGGTACAAGGCGATACCTTGTGGGGAATTGCTGCGACCAGATTGGGTGATCCTAATTGGTGGCCGATTATCTATGCGGAGAGCAGAACAGATCTGTCTCATCGAAACCCGGACTTTATCGCTAGCGGGATGACACTGCGGATACCTGTTCTGACAGGTAGCGTGAACAGTCCCAATGCTGCAGACCTTCGTCTG
This window contains:
- a CDS encoding HU family DNA-binding protein; its protein translation is MNQSELIEQIANELGVSNAQSQRLLRATLREIRNLLQGGHSVTIPHLGTFDTATYDKHRGYRPVSHDFAIFPKRRVPVFRTGTLLREDVYDLESDETGETK
- a CDS encoding HU family DNA-binding protein, giving the protein MSGDNKIALQSFAALVARRAKVSSVVADSFIHQFALTMSEELEAGGDIPLYRFGRFHTTHVDEKVGHDPNSGAALTIPEHTRVHFRPFSALRYAVNVPFRQLRIKELTLDKSAWRIRSIAWILLLMVVLLLIGLGIMGKSLKSTQDQSLESSEILSDNAEAAHSDKAPDTLASAPLESKPAPLADAPVESENTLKAISAVTEVLVVQGDTLWGIAATRLGDPNWWPIIYAESRTDLSHRNPDFIASGMTLRIPVLTGSVNSPNAADLRLKTKAFQIVADDYRTLDNPRTAAYATVAARGFKE